The Streptomyces sp. B3I8 nucleotide sequence GCTGCCGCTACGATTCGACTTCGTTCATGCTGAGGAAATAATTCCGCCACAGGTTGTCCAGTTCCTTTCGTTGTGTGTCCTGAAAGGCATGGAGGGGGAATAGGACATTCCTGTGACATTGTGGAACGGGTGACACCGGACGGCCGGAAGGTGGGAACGGCCGGAAATATACGCCCGAGGAACACCCTGGTCGCCCTGGATCCACGGATTCCGCAATTCCCCTTTCCGGCAGTCGGCGGAGGAAAGTCGTCCGTATCCGCCCCTGATCAGCGGCCGGGTGTTTCCGGTACGTTGTGGAATCCCCGTCGAAGGAGTCGCGTTGCCCGCTCGCATACTCGTCGCCGAGGACGACGTGAAACAGGCGCAACTGATCCGCATCTACCTGGAGCGGGAGGGACACGACATACAGGTCGTGGCCGACGGACGCTCCGCGATCGACCGCGCCCGCGCGTCCCGGCCGGACCTGCTCGTCCTCGACGTGATGATGCCGCACGTCGACGGGCTCGACGTCTGCCGCGTCCTGCGCGCCGAGTCCCGGGTACCGATCCTGCTGCTGACCGCGCGCAGTACCGAGGAGGACCTGCTGCTCGGCCTCGACCTGGGCGCCGACGACTATCTGACCAAGCCGTACAGCCCCCGCGAACTCACCGCCCGGGTACGGGCGTTGCTGCGCCGGGCGCGGCCCGACGAGGGGGAGCGGCCGGC carries:
- a CDS encoding response regulator transcription factor; protein product: MPARILVAEDDVKQAQLIRIYLEREGHDIQVVADGRSAIDRARASRPDLLVLDVMMPHVDGLDVCRVLRAESRVPILLLTARSTEEDLLLGLDLGADDYLTKPYSPRELTARVRALLRRARPDEGERPAVLTVGDLVIDTARFEVRAAGEPVPLTGKEFAILALLAAEPGRVFTRAQIIDRVFGFDQQVLERTVDAHVMNLRRKLDGGRGGPRHVETVYGRGYRLATTDPGYRDRSSYGGPDPDPRDRPSHGGR